One genomic region from Leishmania mexicana MHOM/GT/2001/U1103 complete genome, chromosome 15 encodes:
- a CDS encoding putative protein kinase, with product MNFLGGSLRSGGGHRRDKGFSAKNKVQQYHGDGSEWIILVGRPFRVLQKIGDVPPPYMVGRQRCMKYGEGGSSYVYLVENTNHLPEFPRHLALKRSFFAVDQVTEAHKEVEIVSHVEDKNISRVFHSEISRSEGRLGVSIAMEYCSNNLYRRIRSSAGAGLGTRLTEAEICHVMFAVTSALGYLHTQQPPITHRDIRPENILINNKYAGPAAYKLTNFGNATTEAYQCETREEANMAIADIQMHTNPAFRAPEMADPWSKKRICEKTDMWAMGVLLYYMMYLCLPFDPSTTIGKEKWVVTFPSQTMTSYTTSLRVMVEHLLDPDPYSRWDIFALTNYMRFDEDCSRHLGTFCFTKTEWPEGWEEQDVKVLGRAPPPKAPPVSYHEPGHEQLDTRGVNTQGSLHGHISTHQPLNDRGNARDGAVADGDAVQEAMIVLGGDPEDDDPAVAEYRHKIIVEQEEAWRRAKAAAGLRDSPPMDPPESSAAPAPTGASNGVEKDVFDDLFASASPTVPPVSQAPTVMTPSVQLPIHRPPEKDPFSTSDLFSTSAPQPNPSYPMMNTYGQAPQQQIAMGCWGSGAPVMGGGGYPMQQPQNPQQAPWGPGVNNANNYAPPPPPPQQFTNFLAAGPGQQPSQQPETRQPRTARAAPKDPFADLFN from the coding sequence ATGAACTTCCTCGGTGGCTCTCttcgcagcggtggcggccacCGTAGGGACAAAGGATTCTCTGCCAAGAACAAGGTGCAGCAGTaccacggcgacggcagcgagtgGATTATCCTTGTGGGACGCCCGTTCCGCGTCCTGCAGAAGATTGGTGACGTGCCGCCCCCCTACATGGTAGGCCGTCAGCGCTGCATGAAAtacggcgagggcggcagctCCTACGTGTACCTGGTGGAGAACACGAACCACCTGCCTGAGTTCCCGCGGCATCTGGCTCTGAAGCGGTCATTCTTCGCGGTGGACCAGGTCACGGAAGCGCACAAGGAAGTCGAAATCGTCTCTCACGTAGAGGACAAGAACATTTCGCGCGTGTTCCACAGCGAGATCTCGCGCAGTGAGGGGCGCCTCGGCGTCAGCATCGCGATGGAGTACTGCTCCAACAACCTTTACCGCCGCATCCgtagcagcgccggcgccggcctCGGAACCCGGCTGACCGAGGCCGAGATTTGCCATGTCATGTTTGCTGTGACGAGCGCTCTTGGGTACCtacacacgcagcagccgccCATTACGCACCGCGACATCCGCCCCGAGAACATCCTCATCAACAACAAGTACGCCGGCCCCGCCGCGTACAAGCTGACGAACTTCGGCAACGCCACCACGGAGGCGTATCAGTGCGAAACCCGAGAGGAGGCGAACATGGCGATTGCAGATATTCAGATGCACACAAACCCGGCCTTCCGCGCGCCGGAGATGGCGGACCCGTGGAGCAAGAAGCGCATCTGCGAAAAGACAGACATGTGGGCAATGGGGGTGCTCCTCTACTACATGATGTACCTGTGCCTCCCTTTTGACCCAAGCACCACCATCGGCAAGGAGAAGTGGGTCGTCACTTTCCCCTCGCAAACGATGACCTCCTACACGACGTCACTGCGGGTCATGGTTGAGCACCTGCTGGACCCCGACCCGTACTCCCGCTGGGACATCTTCGCGCTAACCAACTACATGCGCTTCGACGAGGACTGCAGCCGTCACCTCGGCACCTTCTGCTTCACCAAGACCGAGTGGCCGGAAGGGTGGGAGGAGCAGGACGTGAAGGTTCTGGGGCGCGCCCCACCGCCGAAGGCACCGCCAGTCTCGTACCATGAGCCCGGGCACGAGCAGCTGGACACCCGCGGCGTCAACACCCAAGGATCCCTCCACGGTCACATCAGCACCCACCAACCCCTCAATGACCGCGGAAACGCCAgagatggcgccgtcgctgacggcgatgcggtgcaggaAGCAATGATAGTCCTCGGCGGCGACCCAGAGGACGATGACCCCGCGGTGGCTGAGTACCGTCATAAGATCAtcgtggagcaggaggaaGCGTGGAGGCGCgccaaggcggcggctggtCTCCGAGACTCCCCGCCAATGGACCCTCCggagagcagcgcagcgccggcacccACTGGGGCGAGTAACGGGGTCGAGAAGGACGTCTTTGACGATCTCTTTGCCAGTGCGTCGCCGACAGTGCCCCCAGTCTCTCAGGCCCCAACTGTCATGACCCCCTCCGTTCAGCTCCCAATTCATCGACCGCCGGAGAAGGACCCATTCAGCACCAGTGATCTCTTCAGTActtcggcgccgcagccaaACCCGTCGTACCCAATGATGAACACCTATGGCCaagcgccacagcagcagataGCGATGGGCTGCTGGGGTAGTGGGGCGCCTGTgatgggcggtggcgggtATCCGATGCAGCAGCCTCAGAACCCGCAGCAGGCCCCCTGGGGGCCCGGCGTTAACAACGCAAACAACtacgctcctcctcctcctcctcctcagcaaTTCACGAACTTTCTGGCCGCTGGGCCGGGCCAGCAACCGAGTCAGCAGCCGGAAACAAGGCAGCCACGCACGGCCCGGGCGGCACCCAAGGACCCCTTTGCCGATCTCTTCAACTAG